One window of the Thermodesulfomicrobium sp. WS genome contains the following:
- a CDS encoding branched-chain amino acid ABC transporter permease: protein MNRIVPWAVAALLAVCPLILDTYWTDVLNNVGLYAILALSLNVILGLAGLFHMGHAAFYAVGAYTTAILNTVYGVPVLWTMPVAGLLAGIFAALVARPIIHLRGDYLLIVTIGMVEIVRIALINNVFGITGGANGIFGIARPMLLGFKLSKPMHFFYLIWILTGVSVFLFRRLELSRFGRALRYIKEDETAAAGSGIDVAGYKLAAFVIGAVWAGMTGTIFAAKMTIISPESFTFWESVVLFTIVILGGSGNILGVLLGAFLLVGLPELFRDFAQYRMLVFGAAMVAMMIFRNGGLLPSRPPRYPKAAALVEGHP from the coding sequence ATGAACCGCATCGTACCGTGGGCCGTGGCCGCCCTGCTGGCCGTATGCCCGCTGATTCTCGACACCTACTGGACCGACGTGCTCAACAACGTCGGGCTCTACGCCATCCTGGCCTTGAGCCTCAATGTCATCTTGGGCCTGGCCGGGCTCTTCCACATGGGGCACGCCGCCTTCTATGCCGTTGGCGCCTACACCACCGCCATCCTCAACACGGTGTACGGCGTGCCGGTGCTCTGGACCATGCCGGTGGCCGGGCTTCTGGCAGGCATCTTCGCCGCCCTGGTGGCGCGGCCCATCATCCACCTGCGGGGAGACTATCTGCTCATCGTCACCATCGGCATGGTGGAGATCGTGCGCATTGCCCTCATCAACAATGTCTTTGGCATCACCGGCGGGGCCAACGGCATCTTCGGCATTGCCCGCCCCATGCTCTTGGGTTTCAAACTTTCCAAGCCCATGCATTTTTTCTACCTCATCTGGATACTGACAGGCGTCAGCGTCTTTCTCTTCCGCCGCTTGGAGCTCTCCCGCTTCGGAAGGGCCCTGCGCTACATCAAGGAAGATGAAACCGCGGCTGCAGGCAGCGGCATCGACGTGGCAGGCTACAAGCTGGCGGCCTTTGTCATCGGCGCGGTATGGGCGGGCATGACCGGCACCATCTTTGCCGCGAAAATGACGATCATCTCTCCAGAATCCTTCACGTTCTGGGAATCTGTCGTCCTCTTTACCATCGTCATTCTCGGTGGTTCCGGAAATATCTTGGGGGTGCTCCTCGGCGCCTTTTTGCTCGTTGGCCTGCCCGAACTCTTCCGCGACTTTGCCCAGTACCGTATGTTGGTCTTCGGGGCGGCCATGGTGGCCATGATGATCTTCCGCAACGGCGGCCTGCTGCCATCCCGGCCGCCGCGCTACCCCAAAGCCGCCGCGCTGGTGGAGGGACATCCATGA